From Actinomycetota bacterium:
TCTCAAATTTGAACGCGGATGAACGGTGAACGCTTAAATCGGCTGAAACGTGGTGGCTCCGCTGGCCGGACGATGAATCCGAATCCCGGGGCTATTCCTCTTCTTTGAGCATGCGCCAGAGGCTGGTGCGGGAAATCCCCAGAAGCCGGGCTGCTTCGGTCTTGTTTCCTCCCAGCATCTCGACCACGTAGCGCGCATATTCACGGTCGATCTCATCGAGCTGCTTGACCTTGTCAGGCTCCAGAGTTTCAATTTGAAACAGTTTCAGCGATTGAGGCAGTGATTCAGGCGTGATCACCGGGCTCTTCTCCAGGATGACGGCGCGCTCGATGATGTTCTCGAGCTCGCGCACGTTACCGGGATAACTGTAATTCCTGAGGATCTGAATGGCGTCACGGCTGAAACCCTTGATCCTCTTCCTGTAGCCGGGCGTGTGCTTGGCCAGGAAGAAACGGCTCAGCGGCTCGATGTCCTTCTTGCGCTCGCGCAGCGGCGGTATGTAGATCTCCATGACGTTGAGGCGGTAATAGAGATCCTTGCGGAAGCTGCCGCCGGCGATCGCCTTCTCCAGATTCTGGTTGGTGGCGGCCAGGAATCTGACGTCGACGTGGATGGGCCTGGTGCCGCCGACGCGGTAGAACTCCTTTTCCTCGATCACCTTCAGCAGCTTGGCCTGAAGATTGGGGGACAGTTCCGCGATCTCGTCAAGATAGAGCGTGCCGCTGTCGGCTATCTCCATCAGCCCCTGCTTCTGCGCCACCGCGCCGGTGAAGGCGCCCTTCTCGTGGCCGAAGAGCTCGCTTGCCAGCAGGTCTTCGGTGAAGGTGGCGCAGTTGAGCGAGAGGAAGGGCCGTTCCCGCCGCGGGCTGGAAAAATGGAGGACCTTGGCCAGCAGGTTTTTGCCGACGCCGCTCTCCCCGGTAAGCAGCACCGTGGCGTCGGATTCCTGGATACGCCTGATGATGTCGAGCACCTTTTTCATGCTGGTGCTGACGGCGACGACGGAGATGTCCTCTTCCATGCCGAGGTAGGCCTTAAGGGCGACGTTCTCGCGTTTGAGAGCCTTCTGCTCCCGCAGCCTGTTGACCTTGAGGACGAGTTCGTCGAGATCGAAAGGCTTGGGCAGGTAATCGTCGGCGCCGTTCTTCATGGCGTCCACGGCCGAGCTGATGCTGCCGAAGCCGGTGATGACGATGACCTCGGTCTCGGGCGAGACGCTCTTGACCTTCGCCAGCAGCTCCAGCCCGTCCATCCTCGGCATCTTGATGTCGGTGATCAGCACATCGAAGCTGTCGCTCTCGATCATGCCGAGCGCATCGAGGCCGTTGTCTGTCCCCTCGACATCATATTTCTCCTCGCGCAGAGCGCCCAGAAGGTGCTTGCGGGTGATGTCCTCGTCTTCGGCTATCAGCACTCTGAATGCCATGTCACACACCCTTTCGGGGGAGCTCGATCTCGAATACCGTTCCCATGTTCTCCTGGCTGACGACGGAGATCTCGCCGCCGTGCTTGTTGATGACGTTCATCACGATTGCCAGTCCCAGCCCGGTGCCCTTGTCCTTCTTGGTGAAGAAGG
This genomic window contains:
- a CDS encoding sigma-54 dependent transcriptional regulator, encoding MAFRVLIAEDEDITRKHLLGALREEKYDVEGTDNGLDALGMIESDSFDVLITDIKMPRMDGLELLAKVKSVSPETEVIVITGFGSISSAVDAMKNGADDYLPKPFDLDELVLKVNRLREQKALKRENVALKAYLGMEEDISVVAVSTSMKKVLDIIRRIQESDATVLLTGESGVGKNLLAKVLHFSSPRRERPFLSLNCATFTEDLLASELFGHEKGAFTGAVAQKQGLMEIADSGTLYLDEIAELSPNLQAKLLKVIEEKEFYRVGGTRPIHVDVRFLAATNQNLEKAIAGGSFRKDLYYRLNVMEIYIPPLRERKKDIEPLSRFFLAKHTPGYRKRIKGFSRDAIQILRNYSYPGNVRELENIIERAVILEKSPVITPESLPQSLKLFQIETLEPDKVKQLDEIDREYARYVVEMLGGNKTEAARLLGISRTSLWRMLKEEE